The Verrucomicrobiota bacterium DNA segment GACAATTGTGCTGGTGCTCAACCGCAACTGGCAGGCGATCAACATTCGTTCGCCGCAGGAGGCGTTCTGCATGATGGCCACCAACGTGGCCACGGCGCTCGATATCGAGAGCGAGAGCCACATCCGTCCCGTGACGTGGGACGAATGGCTCACGCTGCCCGTGCGCGTGCAGGACTACGCCGTGCGTACCGCACATCGTGCGATCCGCGTGCCGACAGTCATCGTGGCGGTGAACTTTGCCAAGGTGCCGAAGAAGCGTCCGAAGCTCTGTTCCAAGACGATTCGTGAGCGCGACGGCAATCGCTGCCAATACACGGGCAAGTTGCTGAAGCCGGACGAAGGCAGCCTGGACCACGTC contains these protein-coding regions:
- a CDS encoding HNH endonuclease, producing MSDILNKTIVLVLNRNWQAINIRSPQEAFCMMATNVATALDIESESHIRPVTWDEWLTLPVRVQDYAVRTAHRAIRVPTVIVAVNFAKVPKKRPKLCSKTIRERDGNRCQYTGKLLKPDEGSLDHVLPRSRGGKDEWENLVWSSKEVNACKGNRLPHEARLKLLTAPRAPKELPVTALLRNPHGVAEWKLFLSE